From one Anticarsia gemmatalis isolate Benzon Research Colony breed Stoneville strain chromosome 20, ilAntGemm2 primary, whole genome shotgun sequence genomic stretch:
- the LOC142981860 gene encoding trehalose transporter 1-like protein, translating into MNDFDIELKMNQKKNRLKRKYFYRQLLVNSAAIICLFIHGVEVGAPTVLVPQLRQEANSTDAVTPEQASWLPAIASYTAVPGLIVQNAMAAYFGRKVTHTFVSIGALIGFIIFYCSPNIQVIMIAQFFQGVFMSPYVCTVIMFIAEYTSSEHRGLFLTIKSATFFWGILTSNVLGTFFHWKTIPMLGMACSVYSLIVGYFWPESPLWLAKMGRFDQCAKSHRWLKGSSEKSEKELEKLLAENQNSKNKMPLKYQINHTFKSIIKKEIYKPVLLSQLLIALYVFSGKLVYTVYAVEILKKITNKTSTAYAGMLIIDAVTIFSMYIGCAFVKVFKRRTLLFACSSIGVAFLYILSIYLYLVKFHVFAEDKYVSISLLVGFSINKTLQEIAECMKGVKSVEDNRLLPTVRDNVTIVPENQK; encoded by the exons ATGAATGATTTCGATATAGAATTGAAAATGAACCAGAAAAAGAACAGgctgaaaagaaaatacttttatagaCAG CTGTTGGTAAATAGCGCAGCGATTATTTGCCTATTCATTCACGGTGTCGAAGTAGGAGCACCGACAGTGTTAGTGCCACAACTGAGACAAGAAGCTAATTCCACTGATGCAGTCACTCCCGAACAAGCATCGTGGCTAC ctgCCATTGCCAGTTACACCGCAGTTCCTGGATTGATAGTACAAAACGCGATGGCTGCGTATTTCGGTAGAAAAGTCACTCATACCTTCGTATCCATTGGCGCTCTAATTGGATTCATTATCTTTTACTGCAGTCCAAATATCCAAGTAATAATGATAGCTCAGTTCTTTCAAGGGGTTTTCATGAGTCCTTATGTATGTACAGTTATAATGTTCATTGCTGAATATACATCTTCAGAGCATAGaggattatttttaacaattaaatctGCAACATTCTTCTGGGGTATTTTGACTTCAAATGTTTTAGGAACATTCTTTCACTGGAAAACTATACCTATGCTTGGAATGGCATGTTCTGTCTACAGCCTCATCGTCGGATATTTTTGGCCAGAGTCACCGCTTTGGTTGGCGAAAATGGGACGTTTTGACCAATGTGCTAAATCTCACAGATGGCTGAAAGGATCAAGTGAAAAATCAGAAAAGGAATTAGAAAAACTATTAGCTGAAAATCAgaatagcaaaaataaaatgcctttaaaatatcaaataaaccATACGTTCAAATCGATAATtaagaaagaaatatataagCCTGTATTGCTTTCGCAACTATTGATAGCTTTGTATGTATTTTCTGGTAAATTAGTATACACAGTATATGCTGTAGAAATACTTAAGAAAATAACTAATAAGACAAGTACAGCATACGCCGGTATGTTGATAATAGATGCAGTGACAATATTCAGTATGTATATCGGCTGTGCATTCGTGAAAGTCTTCAAAAGACGCACTTTACTATTTGCATGTTCCTCAATAGGAGtagcatttttatatattctttcaatttatttgtacttagTTAAATTTCATGTATTTGCTGAAGATAAATATGTTTCAATTTCTTTGTTAGTAGGTTTTTCTATCA ATAAGACTCTGCAAGAAATTGCTGAATGTATGAAAGGCGTTAAGTCTGTAGAAGATAATAGATTATTACCAACTGTAAGAGATAATGTAACTATTGTACCTGAAAATCagaagtaa
- the LOC142981786 gene encoding facilitated trehalose transporter Tret1-like — MSLCGDIDSQNKKFEWIHFLRQLLICSGAFSSFFVMGLNTGAPTVLVPQLRQETNSTDAVTPEQASWLPALFAFCGLPWVFILPISATYLGRRITHSIVSISSLIGFIMCYCSSDIKPILISQVFQGAVMGSHMTIFIMVVTEYSSKEYRGMFLTFKSATYFWGVLVANTIGTFFHWKNIPLLAIVCLAYNLVTVYFWPESPLWLADKGHFDKCTKSHRWLIGSSSSSEKELEKLIAVKLNDKVNISLRFKVLNIVKTVKSRQFYKPLLLAILIKSLYTFSGKLVYTVYAVEILKKITNNTSAAYTGMLIIDAVTVLSMYVGCVFSKLFKRRTLLLTASSIGVTFLFLLSLYLYLVKLSVVSENKYISILLLVGFSVAIGCGIMILSSCISGEMLPIESRSVSSCAMGLIYLFFYGTSVKVAPYLFATLGTHGTFFLFGIFSVICLVLIYFYIPETKDKTLQEISDWMRNIKPVEEMKELLPVKSNVTIVPKKQNLEETS; from the exons ATGTCTTTGTGTGGAGATATTGATAGCCAAAACAAGAAATTCGAATGGATTCATTTTTTGAGACAG TTGCTGATATGCAGTGGAGCATTTTCTTCTTTCTTCGTAATGGGCTTGAATACGGGAGCACCGACAGTGTTGGTGCCACAACTGAGACAAGAAACTAATTCCACTGATGCAGTCACTCCTGAACAAGCATCATGGCTAC cGGCCCTCTTCGCCTTCTGCGGGTTACCATGGGTATTCATTCTACCAATTTCCGCAACATATCTTGGCAGACGAATAACCCATAGCATCGTCAGCATCAGTTCTTTGATCGGCTTCATCATGTGCTACTGCAGTTCCGACATCAAGCCAATCTTGATCAGCCAAGTCTTTCAAGGGGCTGTCATGGGCTCCCACatgacaatatttattatggTCGTTACAGAATATAGTTCTAAAGAATACCGAGGTATGTTCCTCACTTTCAAATCTGCTACTTACTTCTGGGGTGTTCTAGTCGCTAATACCATTGGTACTTTCTTTCATTGGAAGAATATTCCGTTGCTTGCTATAGTTTGTTTAGCATACAACCTTGTCACCGTTTATTTCTGGCCAGAGTCCCCGCTTTGGTTGGCTGATAAAGGACATTTTGATAAATGTACTAAATCCCATAGATGGCTAATAGGATCAAGTTCGAGCTCAGAAAAAGAATTAGAAAAATTAATAGCTGTTAAGTTAAAcgataaagtaaatatttcgttaagatttaaagtgttaaatattgtgaaaacagTTAAATCAAGACAGTTTTATAAACCATTGTTATTAgctattttgataaaatcattGTACACATTTTCTGGTAAATTAGTATACACAGTTTATGCTGtagaaattttgaaaaagattaCTAATAATACTTCAGCGGCTTACACAGGTATGTTGATTATAGACGCAGTTACagtattaagtatgtatgtggGTTGCGtgttttctaaattatttaaacgaCGTACTTTGCTCCTTACTGCTTCTTCTATAGGAGTTACATTTTTGTTTCTACTCTCtctgtatttatatttagttaaattatcagttgtttctgaaaataaatacatatctaTATTGTTATTGGTAGGGTTTTCGGTAGCAATTGGATGTGGTATTATGATATTATCTTCATGTATATCAGGTGAAATGTTGCCGATAGAATCGAGGAGCGTCTCATCTTGTGCTATGGgactaatatatttatttttctacggCACTTCAGTCAAAGTTGCTCCGTATCTTTTTGCGACTTTAGGCACTCATGGCACGTTTTTCTTGTTCGGTATATTTTCAGTAATATGTTTggtgttaatatatttttatataccagAAACTAAAGATAAAACTTTACAGGAGATTTCTGATTGGATGAGAAATATAAAACCGGTTGAGGAAATGAAGGAATTGCTACCTGTGAAAAGTAATGTCACTATTGTTCCAAAGAAACAAAATTTGGAAGAAACGTCGTAG
- the LOC142981638 gene encoding facilitated trehalose transporter Tret1-2 homolog, whose protein sequence is MEEIEDYDRLEKYNGWQKRKFFFRQLLISTGAWTCYFIMGISFGASTVFIPQIRAEANSTKAVSEEVASWIPAILVYSGLPWSFILPVVMKIYGRKYTFTFVCISNLISFIVLYCSTTITQIIISELINGINTGGHFTVSVMIITEYTSPKYRGFFLTAKSATLFWGILVSNAIGTFFHWKNIALVGIACSIYSIAIAFILPESPYWLTTKHRFDKCSKSHRWLKGSDVQSEKDLDQLILFQKNVESNKNANFELKEFVMKNINVMSSRQFYKPLILSILVQSLYVFSGKVVFSVYAIDIIRKITKDQHISAYTAMLILDGVTVFCMYIGCVFAKMLTRRKLLITTSLFGIVFLVAISVYSYLIKLGVLQENNYVSIGLMIGYSVGIACGPIILSQAISGELVSIESRGLSSCCIDLCLKINLGTLVKISPLIFKSWGTEGAFLFYGVTSSMFLFLIYKYLPETKDKTLQEIAECMKGKSKRKVCVEEDAFLAHNNKAVN, encoded by the exons ATGGAAGAAATTGAAGATTACGACAGGCTTGAGAAATATAATGGCTGGCAGAAAAGGAAGTTCTTTTTTAGACAG CTCCTCATCAGCACAGGAGCATGGACGTGCTACTTCATCATGGGTATTTCCTTCGGAGCATCAACAGTCTTCATTCCTCAGATCAGGGCAGAGGCTAATTCTACTAAGGCTGTTAGTGAAGAAGTCGCTTCTTGGATAC CTGCGATCTTAGTCTACTCCGGTCTCCCATGGTCCTTCATTCTACCAGTCGTCATGAAAATCTACGGTCGAAAATACACCTTTACCTTCGTCTGCATCAGTAACCTGATCAGTTTCATCGTCTTATACTGCAGTACCACCATCACACAAATCATTATCAGCGAACTGATCAATGGTATCAACACCGGCGGCCATTTTACTGTCTCCGTGATGATCATAACAGAATACACTTCACCCAAGTATAGAGGATTCTTCTTAACTGCTAAATCTGCTACCCTTTTCTGGGGTATACTGGTCTCCAATGCAATCGGCACCTTTTTCCACTGGAAGAACATTGCTCTCGTTGGTATAGCTTGCAGTATCTACAGTATTGCAATCGCCTTTATTCTACCCGAGTCACCTTATTGGTTGACGACTAAACATCGTTTTGACAAGTGTTCGAAATCTCACCGATGGTTAAAAGGTTCCGATGTACAGTCTGAAAAAGATCTAGACCAGCTTATTCTGTTTCAGAAAAATGTTGAATCGAATAAAAATGCTAATTTTGAATTGAAAGaatttgtaatgaaaaatattaatgtaatgtcGAGTAGACAGTTTTATAAGCCGCTAATTTTGTCGATATTAGTTCAATCGTTGTATGTTTTTTCTGGTAAAGTTGTTTTCAGTGTATATGCTATAGATATAATAAGAAAGATAACTAAAGACCAGCATATATCGGCGTACACAGCCATGTTAATATTAGACGGAGTCACCgtattttgtatgtacataGGTTGTGTATTTGCAAAGATGTTGACGCGAAGAAAATTACTAATAACTACTTCTTTATTCGGTATTGTGTTCTTAGTAGCAATTTCAgtatattcttatttaattaagttaggTGTTTTACAGGAAAATAATTACGTGTCTATAGGTTTAATGATAGGCTATTCTGTAGGTATCGCATGCGGTCCTATAATATTATCTCAAGCCATATCAGGTGAATTAGTTTCTATAGAATCGAGAGGTTTATCCTCATGTTGCATagatttatgtttgaaaataaatctagGTACTTTGGTTAAGATTTCGCCATTGATTTTTAAATCATGGGGTACGGAAGGTGCGTTTTTATTCTATGGTGTGACTTCTTCAATGTTTTTGTtcttgatttataaatatttgccTGAGACTAAAGATAAAACTTTGCAAGAAATAGCTGAATGTATGAAAGGTAAAAGTAAAAGGAAAGTGTGCGTGGAAGAGGATGCATTTTTGGCTCATAATAATAAGGCtgtgaattaa
- the LOC142981760 gene encoding uncharacterized protein LOC142981760, giving the protein MPPTKNQTNRQTYSRSFSNNETSMSARVYHPATNLMPPTPPLSPTGVAPSYGTSRPTTTSWGRQNSTNGKYS; this is encoded by the exons ATGCCGCCTACAAAGAACCAGACTAACAGACAGACCTACAGCAGATCATTCTCGAATA ACGAAACATCAATGTCAGCTAGAGTCTACCATCCAGCCACGAATCTCATGCCGCCGACCCCCCCACTCTCCCCCACCGGCGTAGCTCCAAGCTACGGCACCAGCAGGCCCACCACCACATCCTGGGGCCGGCAAAACAGCACTAACGGCAAATACTCGTGA